GATGTAAAGAATGTTGGTAAGTTCTCAAGCATTCGATACTGTAAAATGGGCCCTAAAACCTCATCACGTGTCCAGCTTGTCATAGATTCAGCTCCAATATCATCAAGCATAAGTACCGACACCTTTTTTACCACTTCAATTTTATGATTTAACGATTGATCCTGAAATGAACCTTTCAGTTCACGTAAAAATTCTGGGAGATATATTAGCATTGTAGCGACGTTTTTGCTTGCTAATTCATTTGCAATGGCCCCTAAAAGATATGTCTTACCTACTCCAAACGGGCCATGAAAGAATAAACCTCTCCCTCCGTTCTTGTCTTTATCATACTTTTCTATAAAGTCTTGTATTAAATGAACAGCTTTTAGTCTACTTTTATCATCTAAAGCAACTTGATCAATAGTAGCTAGAAGTATTTCACTTGGAATATTAATGGACTGTATAAGATCTTGTTGCTTTTTTTGCTCATCGTATTTTAGTTTTTTATTACATTTATCATATTGTATATCAATTGAATTTCCACTAATAATTAAAGTTGGCTCGTACCCTTTGATCATATTTGAACACCGATCGAAAGATATACATTTCTGACAATTTTTCGACTGGCTAATATATTCATATAATTTATTTAAGCTACGGTCAATCATATCTCCTGTGACTCTATCATGATGTTGATTTAAAAATTGTTGGATATCAGGATTTTGGAGTATTTCAGTTTTCATCTGATTTAGACGTAGTTGAAACTTATCATTTTGGAACAATTTAGACATCGTTTCGTTAATTCGCTCCACTCTGCTCCCCTCTTTTCCTATTTTGAGTTTCCTTTATATTTATTAATTCGCTCCTGAAGCTTTTGCCTTTCCTTTTCAAAATCTACTTCTTCCACTTTTTCTTCACTTACCTGATCCTGTTTCTCTTCAACAAACCAATCAGGTAACAATTCTTTACGAACTGGTTTTTTTGTTGAGGCAGAACGTTTTTTATTATTTGTATTCGCCCATGTTTGATATTGCCGATGCTCTTGTTTAGCAAGCTCCATCGCTTGTTTCACGGTTTTAATATTTTTTCTCGACCAATGACTAGCTATCTTTTCAACGTAACCTCTTGTGAGCTTCATATCAGTACGAAGCAACACATAATATATTAAAACGTTCACAACTCCTGGTAATAATTTCTGATTAACCATCACATCTTCAATAATTTGAAGGTCAGCAGCTGATGGTACAGAACCATCCGCAAGATCCATTAAAACCTTCTTTGGTGATATTAATTCAAGTTGTTTTATCAGTTGGTCTTCCTTCGTTTCTACTTGTTGATCATTCATTGTCCTTTGTGTGATCGGTTGTACTTGCTCGACAATAGAAGGTAACCGATCACCATTCTCAAATTTATACCAGTCTCGTGCTTCTTTGCGAAGTTTTTCTATATCAATTTTATCATCCATAGTTAACGAACTCATCGTAATTTTTTGCATTTCTATTGGGTCTATTTCATATAAAAACGATAGCTTTGTTATCATGTCTTTTACTTTATCAGTAATCGCCTTTTTTGGTACCATACTTTCGGATAAGCCAGCGAAAAATAAATTAAAGTTAAATGCTTCTTGCAAATAAGTTGGTTCATTTTTTGCAGCATTATTGATATAGTTATTTCCTTCTTGAGGTATTAACTGTTCAATGATCTCATCGTTAGCGTTAGATACCATTTCGGAAGGGTGAATAGATTTAAAAATCTCATTAAACGATTTTGTTATAGGTGTATATTGAATGCTGTCGATTTGTTTGTCTGAGAAGAAACGTTTTAGCTTTGCATATTTATTTTTCCCAACTCTATTATACAAAAAAACATTTAATACTCCGTCATTAAAAAATTGATCAGGAGATAATGGAGGTTGCAGCTCATAAATAAAATGACGAACATCATTTTCTTTTTTTTCATATGTTTTTAATAGTCCAATTCCCTCAAGCTTAAGCCTTTGTCTAAAAATTTCATGTAAATTACACTGCATAAGCCCCATTAAACTATGGTGTGTAGATTCTTCACTCCACAATCTATTTTCTTCAAGTTCAGCCCATAGAGTCATAAATAAACTAAAAGCACCATTTTCAATTAATGGTTGATAGAGCAACGTTATTATTTTTCGATCAAACTCTTGTAAAATTGTTTTACAACTCACATAATATCGATCTACAGGAATTAATTCTTTCCAATGATGTTCCACTATATAACCTAACCTTTCATAGATATTCTAACTATTCCTATGTTCAATATATTAAAAAAAGAGCTTGAAGAATATTCTTAAGCTCCTATCTAAATTTCTTTTTTAATTAGTTCTTTTAATTCTTCTATAAAAACGTTGATATCTTTAAATTGTCTGTAAACAGAAGCAAAACGAACGTATGATACTTCATCAATTTTGGCCAACTTTTCCATGACCATCTCACCTATCATCTCGCTACCTACTTCGGAATAACCTTGGCTTCTTAAGTCCTTCTCAATGAAGTTAATGATATCTTCTAATTGAGTTAAGGAAACAGGCCTTTTTTCACAAGCTTTAATAAGGCCACGTAGAATCTTTTCGCGACTGAACTCTTCTCTTGTTCCTTCTTTTTTAACAACGATAAGTGGTAGTTCTTCCACTTTTTCAAACGTTGTAACCCGATATTGACACACTTCACATTCACGTCTTCTTCTTATAGCGCGTCCTTCATCTACAGGCCGAGAATCTAATACCCTAGTTCCATTATGTTGACAAGAAGGGCATTTCATACAATCAGCTCCGTTCTTTTCTTGCTGAGTTTTTAATATAGGCTTCTTTCGCATTAATTGTTACTTGTCGTAATAAGCTGTTCTCGTACTAACGTATACAACTACTAGGTTTTGGTACATCTTTTCTAAAGACTATAAGAAGCATATAATACATATCAGTTTTTCTAATGTAAGTAAAAAAGCAACAAAATTTACGCAAAGAGCCTTAATAGAAGAGAACATAGCTTTCCTTTGTTTCTTATTCTCTATACTCTAATGATATAAAAAGACGAAACTAAGTACAAGCATAAAAATAAAGAGGTATATTGATATACCCCTTTTTTGTTCGAACATTTATATGATTGTTATAGAACTTTTAATTTTGATTTTTGCACTTGCACTGGACCCATTCCACGAGGTAATTCAATATTCTCACGTGATTCAGCACCTAAAGCTTCTGCAATATGTTGAGCAGCAACATTAGGGTCAATACGATCACCACATGTATAAACGTCTATGCTAGCATAACCATGCTCGGGAAAGCTGTGTATTGTTAAATGAGATTCAGAAATAATTACGACACCACTTACTCCGTGAGGAGCAAATTTATGGAAAGCAACTTCTCTAACTTCAGCACCTGACTTTAATGCTGCATCAACAAAAATCTTTTCAATTTCATTGATATCATTTAACTTCTCAAAATTACAACCCCACAGCTCAGAAATAACGTGTCTACCCATTGTTTCCATATGCTAGTCCCCCTTAAGCGA
This window of the Bacillus sp. SM2101 genome carries:
- the speD gene encoding adenosylmethionine decarboxylase; protein product: METMGRHVISELWGCNFEKLNDINEIEKIFVDAALKSGAEVREVAFHKFAPHGVSGVVIISESHLTIHSFPEHGYASIDVYTCGDRIDPNVAAQHIAEALGAESRENIELPRGMGPVQVQKSKLKVL
- the dnaI gene encoding primosomal protein DnaI, with translation MERINETMSKLFQNDKFQLRLNQMKTEILQNPDIQQFLNQHHDRVTGDMIDRSLNKLYEYISQSKNCQKCISFDRCSNMIKGYEPTLIISGNSIDIQYDKCNKKLKYDEQKKQQDLIQSINIPSEILLATIDQVALDDKSRLKAVHLIQDFIEKYDKDKNGGRGLFFHGPFGVGKTYLLGAIANELASKNVATMLIYLPEFLRELKGSFQDQSLNHKIEVVKKVSVLMLDDIGAESMTSWTRDEVLGPILQYRMLENLPTFFTSNFSYDQLQHHLSYSQRGEEEKLKAARIMERIKYLTIPVEITGKNRRYDKN
- a CDS encoding replication initiation and membrane attachment family protein — its product is MEHHWKELIPVDRYYVSCKTILQEFDRKIITLLYQPLIENGAFSLFMTLWAELEENRLWSEESTHHSLMGLMQCNLHEIFRQRLKLEGIGLLKTYEKKENDVRHFIYELQPPLSPDQFFNDGVLNVFLYNRVGKNKYAKLKRFFSDKQIDSIQYTPITKSFNEIFKSIHPSEMVSNANDEIIEQLIPQEGNNYINNAAKNEPTYLQEAFNFNLFFAGLSESMVPKKAITDKVKDMITKLSFLYEIDPIEMQKITMSSLTMDDKIDIEKLRKEARDWYKFENGDRLPSIVEQVQPITQRTMNDQQVETKEDQLIKQLELISPKKVLMDLADGSVPSAADLQIIEDVMVNQKLLPGVVNVLIYYVLLRTDMKLTRGYVEKIASHWSRKNIKTVKQAMELAKQEHRQYQTWANTNNKKRSASTKKPVRKELLPDWFVEEKQDQVSEEKVEEVDFEKERQKLQERINKYKGNSK
- the nrdR gene encoding transcriptional regulator NrdR, encoding MKCPSCQHNGTRVLDSRPVDEGRAIRRRRECEVCQYRVTTFEKVEELPLIVVKKEGTREEFSREKILRGLIKACEKRPVSLTQLEDIINFIEKDLRSQGYSEVGSEMIGEMVMEKLAKIDEVSYVRFASVYRQFKDINVFIEELKELIKKEI